A single region of the Pseudorhodoplanes sp. genome encodes:
- the fdhE gene encoding formate dehydrogenase accessory protein FdhE translates to MSRVETPEADPSAVGTIPKPPFVRLSDPVELFAARAGRFRALAEGHDLAPYLHFLAELCEAQATMQDGLAEPEAIDAEVLARAHEHAMPPLDRGRFAVDTVFAATFDRLLAAAEQMNMPPQAAAARDRVKLMDAALREEMVHNVLAESIPVETLAEHIFVAAALQVHFARLAARLDPKTLVSVGDSLCPSCGGAPSSTVIVRWSVPEGARYCSCSLCGTLWNHLRSKCTLCGATKQILFQEIEGSGGTVKAETCDDCRGYMKVLYQTKNDALDPVADDVATLGLDLLVRELGFRRGGVNPFLIGY, encoded by the coding sequence CGAGCTCTTTGCTGCCCGCGCTGGGCGCTTCCGCGCGCTCGCGGAAGGCCATGATCTTGCACCCTATCTGCACTTTCTTGCAGAACTGTGCGAGGCGCAAGCGACGATGCAGGATGGGCTGGCCGAACCAGAAGCGATCGACGCCGAAGTTCTTGCGCGCGCGCATGAGCATGCCATGCCGCCGCTTGATCGCGGCAGGTTTGCGGTGGACACGGTCTTTGCGGCCACCTTCGACCGTCTGTTAGCGGCCGCGGAGCAAATGAACATGCCGCCGCAGGCCGCGGCGGCACGCGATCGCGTGAAGTTGATGGACGCGGCGCTGCGCGAGGAAATGGTGCACAACGTCCTTGCCGAATCCATTCCGGTCGAGACGCTGGCCGAGCATATCTTTGTCGCCGCCGCCCTGCAGGTGCATTTTGCCCGTCTGGCCGCGCGCCTCGATCCCAAAACTCTTGTATCTGTTGGCGATAGCCTTTGCCCGTCCTGCGGCGGTGCGCCGTCATCAACCGTGATCGTCCGATGGTCGGTCCCGGAGGGCGCGCGTTATTGCTCATGCTCTCTGTGCGGAACACTCTGGAATCACTTGCGGTCGAAATGCACGTTGTGCGGGGCCACCAAGCAAATCCTTTTCCAGGAAATCGAGGGAAGCGGCGGCACCGTCAAAGCCGAGACCTGCGACGATTGCCGCGGTTACATGAAGGTCCTGTATCAGACCAAAAACGATGCGCTCGATCCGGTCGCCGACGACGTAGCGACGCTTGGCCTCGATCTGCTTGTGCGTGAGCTTGGTTTCCGCCGCGGAGGCGTCAATCCGTTTCTGATCGGTTATTGA